The sequence GCGGCGATGGAAGAAGGCGCCCAGTTGCTGTGGCCCGAGGAAGAAGACCTGTACACGTTGATGTGCCTCCGTGCCGAGGGAGGCCGCGGCGCTTTCGAGCGCGAAAAGCAAGGTTCGCCCCTCAACCCGGAATTGTGCGAATGGCCGGAGTCGTACTTCGACCAGCACATCTGGTTCGACGAATGGCCGAAGCAGTTCAGGATCAAAACGCTCGCGCTCGATCCCAGCAAGGGCAGCGACGCGCGGCACGGTGATTTCTCCGCGTACGTGCTTCTGGGCGTCGACCAGCGCGGCGTGATCTTCGTGTCGGCCGATCTCGCCCGACGCCCGACGCCGGAACTAGTCGCCGACGGCGTGGCGCACTACCGGAGCTTTGCGCCGGACGCCTTTGGCGTCGAGACGAATCAGTATCAAGAACTGTTGGCAGATCAATTCGCCGCGGAGTTTGCCCGCCAAAACGTGCTCGCGCCGCGCCCCTATGCCATCGAGAATCACGTCTCGAAAAAGGTGCGCATTCGTCGGTTGAGTCCGTACCTGGCCAGCCGTCGGTTGCGATTTCTGGCCAATTCTCCGGGCACGCGGCTGCTCGTCGAGCAACTCAAGACCTTCCCTGTGGGCGACCACGACGACGGCCCGGACGCGCTGGAAATGGCGATCCGACTGGCCGCCGAGTTGGAAGGAAGCTGAGGGGAATGACGAATTCCTAAATCCGAATGTCGAATCAAATCCGAATGACTGAATGTCGAATGGTCGCGCGTGTCACATAGCCAGTGCAAGTTCGTCTACTCAGTTCCATTCAACATTCGAGCTTCGTCATTCATTCGTCATTCGGATTTCGACATTCGAACCGCTCATATCGACTGCCTATCTACGACTCACACATCCTTCTACTTTGAGGCTACCCATGCATCAGCCCGACTGGCGGCAATTGGAAGAAGCGTATTTCGATCTCTGGGATCGCCTGGTCGATCCGCGCGAAGCATTCGACGACGGCGACGGTGAGAGTTGGTTGCGCGTCAGTGGCGACCTTGCTGGCAGCGGCGCGATCTGCTCGGGACTGCGCAGCGAACAGGAATTGGCCGAGGCCCGGGCGCATTGTCGGCAATTGGCGGTGGCGAACGAGTTCGCCATCAACGGGCATGAGAACCGCGTCAGCTATATTGTCGGCGCTGGCCATCAGTATCGCCTGGTTGCCCGGCGCGGTGTGAGTGTGTCTACGGATTTAGTCCGCAACGCGCAGGCGGTGTTGGAACGATTTCTCGTCGAGAACCGGTGGCATGCCCGGCAACAGGAGATCGTTCGCCGTCGCGACCGAGACGGCGAAGTGTTTCTGCGTTTCTTCCTTTCGCCGGACGGTCTGACGCAGGTGCGATTCGTCGAGCCGGGCCAGATTGCGACGCCGACGACACTGGCCGCGGAACCCGCGGTGTCATTCGGCATTTATACCGATCCGCGGGACGTGGAGACGGTGTTTGCGTACTTCGTCGACGGCGAGTCGATCGACGCCGGCGACATTCAACATCGCAAGGCCAATGTCGACGCCAACGTGAAGCGCGGGCTGCCGCTGTTCTATCCGGTGCTGAAGAATCTGCGTCGCGCCGAGAAACTGCTGCGTAATATGAGCACGGTGGCGGAGATTCAATCGGCGATCGCGCTGATTCGCCGGCATCGCGGGGCGTCGCGCACCACGGTGCAACAGTTCGTCGCCGATCAGGCCGATGCCAGCCAAACGAGTTCCGTTACAGGCCGTACGCAACATTTTCGCCGCTACGCGCCGGGGACCGTATTGGACGCCCCGGCGAATGTCGAGTACGACTTCCCCGCCTCGACCATCAACGCCGCTAGCTATGTGACCGTTCTGCAAGCCGAACTACGGGCGATCGCCAGCCGGCTGGTGATGCCGGAGTTCATGCTCACGTCCGACGCCTCGAACGCAAACTATGCCTCAACCATGGTCGCGGAAGGTCCGGCAGTAAAGATGTTTCAACGGCTGCAAGCGGAGCAGATTATGGCGGACCGCGAGGTGCGGCAACGTGTTTTGGCCAATGCCGTCCGCACGGGGCATCTGCCGGACGGCGCACTCGTCGACCTGGAAATCCAGATCGAGGCGCCGTCACTGGCTGTGCGGAACCCGCTGGACGAAGCGCACGTGAATCGCATCGAACACGCGGCGGGCATCCTGTCGCCGCAAACCTGGTGCTTGCGCCGCGGCCTGGACTACGAACGCGAACAGGAAAACTGGCGCGGACATCGTCAAGGCGACCACGTTGCTAATCCCGCTTGATCGGCCAGGCGGCGTCTTCGGTCCGCGCGCGACGGAAAACGTCCTCCGCTTTCATCACCAGATCCGGCCGATTCATGGCCAGATTCGTCGTCTCGCCGGGATCGGCGGCGATGTCATAAATCTCTGGCGTGGTGTCAGGCTTGAGGCGCACCGCTTTGAAGTTTTCGAAGCGAATCGCTTGCGCGAAGCCGCGCTCGTGAAATTCCCAATATAGATACTCGTGCTCATGTTGTTGACGGTTTTCAACGCCAAGCAGTGTGGGCGCAAGTGAAATTCCGTCAATGTCTTTTGGCGCCATGCCGCCTGACAACTCGACGAGCGTCGGCATCACGTCCCAGTGGGCGTGAACGAGGTCGCTCACCGCGCCGGGCTTCACGCGACCGGGCCAGCGAACGATGAGCGGTACGCGAATCCCGCCGTCGTAAAGATCTCGCTTAATGCCGCGCAATGGGCCGTTGGAATCGAAGAACTCGGGATCGGCGCCTCCTTCGCGATGCGGGCCGTTGTCGCTCGAAAAGCAGACGATGGTGTTGTCGTCGAGGCCGGCCTCCCGAAGGCGTTGCATCAATTGCCCGACGCCCGCGTCGAGATAGGTAATCATCGCCGCGTGATTTCTTTGCGCTGGCGGCCAGTCGCGATCGGCGTACGGCGCGTCGCTGGGGACTTCCATCCCTTTTTCACGGGCCTCGTTGTTGGCGTGCGGAATCGTCAGCGCCAAATACAGAAAGAACGGCCGGTCGCGCGTTTGACCGACGAACGCCATGGCTTCTTGCAGGAACAGGTCATGGGAGTAATGTCCGCGCTCGCTGGCGACGCCGTTGGCCACGACGTTGCCGACAATCGCTTCGCGCGTTTCGCCGCGCCAGAGGAAGTCGGGATAATAGTTGTGGGCGTGGTTTTGATTCAAGTAGCCAAAGAAGCTGTCAAAGCCTTGTTGGGAGGGAATGCCGGTCGTGGCGTCTTCGCCAAGCCCCCATTTGCCGATCAGTGCGGTATGGTAGCCACGCTCGCGCAGCAATTCGGCGATCGTCACGTCCGCCGGATCCAAAGGCACAACGCCGTTACCGCGAATCCGCGCATGCCCGCAGTGATAGCCCGTCATGAGCGCGCATCGCGACGGCGCGCAGACCGTACTGCCGGCATAGAAGTGCGTGAACCGCATTCCTTCGCGAGCCATCTGGTCCAGATGGGGCGTTTGGATCTGCTGCTGGCCGTAGCAGCCCAAGTCACCGTAGCCGAGGTCGTCGGCCAGCATGAAGATGATGTTGGGCGGTTGCTCGGCGGCGCTCGCAAAGCTGCTCATAGCCAACCACACGACGCAAGCAAGAAACCGAATTGCACTCATTCCATCCGCTCCAATGCCGAGGAAAGCAGCTTGGGTAAGTCCGCGCGCTCGCGCAGCTCCCGCGCGATCCGCGGGTGAGCGAAAATTCTAACGCGCTTCACATAGTCGTCGAATTGCTCGCGGGCCAAAGTCCGCACGACCGGCGAGACTTCCTCAAGCGGCCGATAGCGGTGTTCCTTCGGATAATAGATGTCGACGTTGAATTCGACTTCGCGTTCGATCGGCGGCGCGTCCAACAGAATCTCGTGCGGCGCGATCACCTTTCCCAGGGCAGCGCTGGCTACTAACGCCAGCTGCCCGGCGCAGGCCGCCAGGTACGGATAGTGCTTACGGGCCAAGCGGGCGTGGATCTCCGGTTGTTCGATGTAACTGTACTGCGCGACACGCTTGTAGAGCTTCCGCGTGGGGCCGAACAGGCCGTCGAGCAACTCCTTGGCAGGATTGCCTTCCGCGGCCGCGAACAGCGCGGCGATGAACGGGGCCTCCGTCATGCGGAACAGCGCGTCCAGTTCCAAGGCGTCGTAGAGCAAGTAGAAGGCGCGTTGGAGCATCGCCGTCGCGGAGCGGACGCCGTGATGCCAGTAGACTTCGCTGAACATGACATAGCGGGCGAAGACCATCATCTCGGCCGCGGTGCGGCCTTTCTCGGTGATGGCCAGTCCATCGCCGGCGGCATTCAAGCACAAGCTGCCGATCAACCGTTGTTGATCGAAGTGCCGCCCATACGGCACGCCGGCGTGCAGGCTGTCGCGGCTCAGGTAGTCCATCTTGTCAATGTCGATCGGTCCCGAGAGCAGGCTCGACAGGATGCGCCCCCGCGCGTCGGTCGGCTCCGCGGACAGCAGCGCCACGACGTCGCGCGGATTTACGTGCCATTCGCCGGTCAGCACCTCGGCGATGTCCCCTTCCAGCAAGAAGCTATTGGCGAACAGTTCATGCTGGGGCACGCTCGAGAGGCGGATATCCTCGATCGGATGGCAAAAGGGCCAATGCCCCAGGTCGTGCAGCAATGCGGCTGCCAGGAAGACCTCGGCGTCGGCCGGCCGGATCGTCGCTGCGAAGCGCTCGTCGTGCGCCAGTTGCTTCAAGAACAACAGCGCCAGGCGATACACGCCGAGCGCATGTTCGAAGCGGGTGTGAATTGCCGCGGGATAGACGAGCGAGACCAGGCCCAACTGGCTGATCCGCGCCAGCCGCCGAAAGTCGGCCGTGTCAATTAATTGTCGCACCCGGTCGGTCAAAGGCACGTCGGTCTCGGGCGGGATTCGCACGATCCCCTGCCGTCCGTCCAGGGCGGCGACTTCCGGGATGTCTAGCAATACAGAGGGCATGGTGGGACTGATTCTAGCTGGTTAGAGGGGTGAGTTGGACGTTTTCAGTGTTCAGTTTTCAGTGGTTTCGAAGTCAGCGCTGGCTTAGACGGCGACGGCACCCCGACTTTCCCCGTTCGCTGTTTACCCATTTCTCCCGAGCGCATTCAGATTACCGGATATCAGCCCTCTAGCCGCCCCTTCGATCGATTCTTCCGGCACAGTTTGCCGTTCTTGTTCAACTGTCACGAAGCGGAAGGCCGATATTACCGCTACGACCGTTGCACCGTGACAACTTAATGGGCGTTCGCGCCCATTCCATTTCCCTGCGTAGGCAAGGGCAGACGAAAACCATGGCGACAAAGTGCATCCGAAAAAGTCTGCTGGCACTGGGCGTCCAGTTCTGGCTCGCCTCCACGGCCCTGGGGCAAGCGGAAGACGACTATGCACCCGGACGTCTGGGAAGCGGGGATTTCGCGATCGGCGCCCCGGCCGACCTGAGCCTCTACGGCAACTACCCCAAGCCGAACTACGGCTGGTTCGGCAAGGCCGAAGGGATCTTCTGGACCATCAGCAGCCCGGACACCACGACCATCGGCCGCTCCGGCTTTGAACCGGCGGCGTCGGATGGCGATCGACTGATTTTCCAGTCCAGCACCGCGGACACGGGTTGGATTGAGAGCGACCCGCAATGGGGTAACCGCCTGGAAGTTGGTTACATTGGGGACAATGACAAAGGCTGGTTGATCAGTGGTTTCAAGACGACGAGCCAGAACTCGCGACTGGACCTGATTGGCGACGACGTCCCATTGCAGGTCGATTCGGTCCAGTTCGTCGGCGAACCTCAAGCGTTCTTCGACTTCGTCGTTCGGGCCCAGGGCATGGTCGGCGTCGCGTTCCTGCCGCAACTGGGGCCTGACGGGGTTTCGGTGCTCGAAGGCTTCGTGGACTTGAACGGGGACGGCTTTGACGACGACCTCAACCAGAACACCGTCTTCGGACGCGATGGGCAGGATACCGGCACGCCGAACCAGACTCCGCCCCCGACCACCGTTCCGCCGCCGGACGGGATCCCGGATACCGCGGCCCCGACGGACTTCGACGACCTGGTTTTCTTCCCGATCTTCTTCGAGCGGTTGCACGCCACGAACGAAACGCGCGTCGAGGGCATTGAAGCCATGCGGGTCTGGCGACGGACGCCGTTCCGACGCTGGGGCGTCATGGAAGTCTTCGGCGGGCCGCGCTATTTCCACATGCGTGACAAGTTCGTCGTGATGGGCTTGGGCGGCGTGCTCAATCCGAATCTCAACGTGGTTCCCGCGGACGGCCTCTATAGCTGGGACTACACCGACGGCAGCTACTGGGATACGGAAGTCGATAACAACATCATTGGCGGTCAGATCGGCGGCCGGTTGGTGTTCAAGAAGCACCGCGTGTCGACCATCTCCGAAGTGCGGGCGTTCGCCGGAGCAAACTTCCAGAACTTCGATATTTTCGGACGCCTGGGCAACGGCTTGCTCCCCGGCAACCAGAACCAGCCGCTCGACTTGGGGGACACGGCTTTCCACGACTCGGACAACACCACGGAACTTTCGCTGGGTGGTGAATTGCGATTCGCCCTCAACTACCAGGTTACCCAGGCGATTCAGCTCCAGGCTGGTTGGACCGGCATGTACTTCAGTGGCCTGGCTCGCGCCGCCAACAGCATCGACTACCGGATCCCAGACATGCAGGTCACCACCCGGAACAACGACCAGGACATTTTCGTCCAGGGCGTGACTTTCGGTGTGGAACTTAACCGCTAGCGAGAAATAGTTCGCTGAAAGAGCTTTTGGCGGCCGCGGATGACTCCGCGGCCGCTGTCGTTTTTGACGCCGACGATGGCGAAGGCGCGACGACTAAGCCCAGTGAAGTTCACCAGCGATACATCGATCGCCAAGAGACCACTGAGGCCTTCATTGGGCTTGGCGCACAACGACCGTGGCGCAGAATCGCGCGGCGCAGGTTGCCCTCCAAGGGTCAAGCGCGCTGCGCACCGCCGCAAAGACCGGCTCGCTGATCGAAAGCGAGCCGTAGCATGTCAGCGGACCGGCTGGGCTAGCCGACCGTTGTGACCTGGCGGATGCGACAGATTTCGATCAGTTCGCTGCCGAGCCGGTGCCGCAACGGGCTTTCCGGTCGCAGTTCTTCCAGCAACGCCTCGGCCCGTTGGGCCGTCTCACTGGTGAACTCCGTCTCTGTGAACAACTTCCGCCAACTGCGCGATACTTCTTGTTCGGTGAGCAATCGAGTACCCTATGCCAACAGCCACGTGATGCAGCAAGCTGCCTCGAACCAAGTTCCATTGTAGGCGGTTCACGCGCCGCCGCAATGTCGGGCGAACATGTTTTTCATTTGAGGCTGCTCAGAGCACTGCGGCGAACTCATTCAAGCTTACGTTGTGATCCGTCGGAGAGCACGAGGAAGTAGGATTTGACCAACGGCGCAACATCTTGCTGGCGCAGGAGATTGCAGTCGGCGCGGGGCCCCTGAGTTCGGCCCTTCGAGCAACCGCCAGGACGGCACAAGTTTCGCAGTTTCCCACATTGCCACCGTCCCAGCCGATCGCGCTAAATCTTCGGAAAGCCGGCAATGTCGCTGCCTCCCCAAACCGTCGCCTGCCCCGAAAGTAGCGATCCCCAGGCGGAGAGCCCCGTCGTCGTCCGCGAACTGAGCGGCCGACGCGAGTTGGGGCTGTTTCTCCGGCTCCCCTGGACGATTTACGCCGACGATCCGGCCTGGGCGCCGCCGCTGCTCGCGGAGCGACGGCTGTTCGTCAACCGCGCCCAGCACCCGTTTTTCGGCCACGGGTCGGCGGCTTTTTTTCTCGCATTCCGAGACCGACAGGTGGTCGGACGCATCTGCGTGAGCGACGATCCCCGCTACAACGCCCATCACCGCGTCAACCAGGGCTGCGTTGGGCTCTTCGAGTCCATCGACGACGAGGCCGTCGCGCACGCCCTCTTCAATGCGTCGGCCGATTGGCTGCGTGCCCGCGGGCGTGATCAAATCGTCGGCCCGATCGATTACTCGACAAACTACACGTGCGGACTGCTGATCGACGGCTTTCAAACGCCGCCGCGGGTGATGATGAACCATCATCCGGCGTACTACCAGGCGCTGTGGGAGTCGTGGGGGTTCGGCAAAGCGAAGGATCTTTACGGCTGGTGGTTCGACGACCCCCACGACATGGCGAGCTCGTGGCGCGAAAAGGCGCAGCGTTTGGTCCGGCGCTGCGGGATCACGATTCGGGCGTTCCGCTTGAACGATTTCGCCGGCGACGTGCGACGCTGCTTGCAGGTCTACAACGAGGCCTGGCGCGACAACTGGGGCGCCGTGCCGATGACGGACGCGGAGTCGCTGCATCTCGCGAAAAACTTGCGCCGCTGGGCCGATCCAGAGCTCCTACTCATTGCCGAAGCCGAAGGGCGTCCCGTGGGATTTTGCCTGACGCTGCCCGACTTCAACGAGGCGATGCGCCCTCTGAACGGCCGGCTGTTTCCGCTGGGTTGGCTGCGCTTTGCGCGCAATCTAAAGCGCATCAAGACCGGCCGCGTGCTAACGTGCGGGGTCGTCGACCAATACCGCCGTCGCGGCGTCACCGATTTGATGATCCTCCGCACGCTCGAGTACGGCAAGCACGTCCGCGGCTTCGACAACGCGGAACTCGGCTGGACGCTCGAAGACAACGCCCTCATCAACCGCACGATTGAAACCGTCGGCGGGAAGCGTTACAAGACCTATCGCATCTACGAGCGGACGTTGGAGTAGAGGAAGTAGGTGAAGTAGATAGTAGGTGAAGTAGTTGGAAGTCTTTCATTTCGATTTCGTCATTTGGATTTCATTCGACATTCGGATTTCGACCTTCGTCATTCCGCCCCAATCCTGCTTGAAGGACAGCGCCTAATAATCATGCCTGCGTTCCGTGTGCTCATTACCGACATCGCCTGGCCGGATCTTTCCCTTGAGCGGGCCATTTTGGATCGCATCGACGCCGAGTTGATCCTTGCCGAGCGGCAGGATCCCGCGTCGCTAGCGGCGCTCGCTGGCCCGGTCGATGCGATTATGACCAATTGGGTCAAGGTGCCCGCCGAGGTGATCGCCGCCGCGCCGAAGTGCCGTATCGTGTCGCGGTTGGGCATCGGTTTGGACAACATCGACGTCGCCTATTGCACGGCGCACAAGATTCCGGTCACCAACGTGCCGGATTACTGCGTGATCGAAGTCGCCGAACACGCGCTCGCATTATTGCTCGCGATGGCGCGCAAAATTGTGTTTTTTGATCGCCAATCGCAGCAAGGCGTCTACCAACTGCAGGCCGGGCCGCCGCTACGGCGCATCGAAGGACAAACGCTGGGCATCGTCGGCTTCGGCAACATCGGCCGTCGACTGGCGGAAAAGGCGATCGGCCTCGGCATGCGTGTCCTGGCGACCAGCCGCAGTCGCCGCGATCCGTTGTCCGGCGTCGCCTTTGCGGAACTGGACCAACTCCTCGCCGAGAGCGACTACGTCTCGCTGCACATTCCAGCCACGCCGGAAACCAAGCACCTATTGAATGCTGAACGGCTGGCCCGGATGAAGCCTTCGGCGTATCTGATCAACACCGCACGCGGCGCTGTGATCGACGAAGCGGCGCTGGCCGTGGCGCTCGAACGGGGGCAACTCGCCGGCGCTGCCCTCGACGTGCAGGCACACGAGCCGCCGGACCTCTCGCAGCCGCCGTTCAACGATCCGCGCGTCATCGTCACGCCCCACGCAGCGTTCGTCTCCGAGGAATCGATCGCCGACCTCCGCCGCCGCGTCGCCGAACAAGTCGCGGCACGACTCAGCGGCGAGACGCCCAAACATGTGGTGAACCCGGCGGCGCTGACATAGCGGCATGAATGTCGAATGATTCCCACGCAGCAACGAGCGTGCTTGCGTTCGTCATTTCCCCCGCTGCGTCTGAGCGCCTCCGCGGTTCAAGACGCTTTGTCGTCACACGTGCAGTTCCGCCACGTCTTTGTCGTGTAGCACGTAGTCTGGCTTGACCGTGCTGGCGTCATGAACTGCTGTGCCCCAGATGCGGGCGGACTTGAGTTTAGCCACGAAGTCTTGGTGAATCATGCCGGCCAGGTCAGCGAGCGTGCTGCCGCGGCGTAGCGTGAAGGGCCGCGTCATGTCCGGTTCCTTCGCCGTGGGCGTTTTGGTGTAGACGCGCACGACGTCGAGCGACTTGTAGATTGCCGCCTTGAGTTCCGCGATCCCTTGTCCGGTTTCCGCGGAGATCACCAACTCCGGCAGATCGAGCAGCAGCAGTTCGTGCATAAAATCGAGTCGCACCGTGGCGTCGGGATCGTCGATCTTGTTCGGCACAAGCAGCGTCTGCGTATACGACAAGCCGACGTCTTCTTCATCGAGCCGCGAGGTCGCCGCCAAACGTGTTTTCGTGGCGTTCAAGCGATCCACCAACGCCTGACAATGTTCGATGCCGTCGTCAGCGCCCAGGTCCACCATCAGGATTGCCGTGTCGGCGCTGCGGATCATGCCTTGCATGTAGGTTTCGAGGAAGTCAGCGGTGATCGGCGGCGTATCGATCAGTTGCACCGAGACGTCTTCCCAGGGCATCATGCCAGGCGTGGCAGTGCGCGTTGTGAAAGGATAGGGCGCCACCTCGGGCGTCGCGCGGGTGAGCGCCGTTACCAGCCGACTCTTGCCCGCGTTG is a genomic window of Planctomycetia bacterium containing:
- a CDS encoding phage portal protein, with translation MHQPDWRQLEEAYFDLWDRLVDPREAFDDGDGESWLRVSGDLAGSGAICSGLRSEQELAEARAHCRQLAVANEFAINGHENRVSYIVGAGHQYRLVARRGVSVSTDLVRNAQAVLERFLVENRWHARQQEIVRRRDRDGEVFLRFFLSPDGLTQVRFVEPGQIATPTTLAAEPAVSFGIYTDPRDVETVFAYFVDGESIDAGDIQHRKANVDANVKRGLPLFYPVLKNLRRAEKLLRNMSTVAEIQSAIALIRRHRGASRTTVQQFVADQADASQTSSVTGRTQHFRRYAPGTVLDAPANVEYDFPASTINAASYVTVLQAELRAIASRLVMPEFMLTSDASNANYASTMVAEGPAVKMFQRLQAEQIMADREVRQRVLANAVRTGHLPDGALVDLEIQIEAPSLAVRNPLDEAHVNRIEHAAGILSPQTWCLRRGLDYEREQENWRGHRQGDHVANPA
- a CDS encoding arylsulfatase → MSAIRFLACVVWLAMSSFASAAEQPPNIIFMLADDLGYGDLGCYGQQQIQTPHLDQMAREGMRFTHFYAGSTVCAPSRCALMTGYHCGHARIRGNGVVPLDPADVTIAELLRERGYHTALIGKWGLGEDATTGIPSQQGFDSFFGYLNQNHAHNYYPDFLWRGETREAIVGNVVANGVASERGHYSHDLFLQEAMAFVGQTRDRPFFLYLALTIPHANNEAREKGMEVPSDAPYADRDWPPAQRNHAAMITYLDAGVGQLMQRLREAGLDDNTIVCFSSDNGPHREGGADPEFFDSNGPLRGIKRDLYDGGIRVPLIVRWPGRVKPGAVSDLVHAHWDVMPTLVELSGGMAPKDIDGISLAPTLLGVENRQQHEHEYLYWEFHERGFAQAIRFENFKAVRLKPDTTPEIYDIAADPGETTNLAMNRPDLVMKAEDVFRRARTEDAAWPIKRD
- a CDS encoding HD domain-containing protein; its protein translation is MPSVLLDIPEVAALDGRQGIVRIPPETDVPLTDRVRQLIDTADFRRLARISQLGLVSLVYPAAIHTRFEHALGVYRLALLFLKQLAHDERFAATIRPADAEVFLAAALLHDLGHWPFCHPIEDIRLSSVPQHELFANSFLLEGDIAEVLTGEWHVNPRDVVALLSAEPTDARGRILSSLLSGPIDIDKMDYLSRDSLHAGVPYGRHFDQQRLIGSLCLNAAGDGLAITEKGRTAAEMMVFARYVMFSEVYWHHGVRSATAMLQRAFYLLYDALELDALFRMTEAPFIAALFAAAEGNPAKELLDGLFGPTRKLYKRVAQYSYIEQPEIHARLARKHYPYLAACAGQLALVASAALGKVIAPHEILLDAPPIEREVEFNVDIYYPKEHRYRPLEEVSPVVRTLAREQFDDYVKRVRIFAHPRIARELRERADLPKLLSSALERME
- a CDS encoding BBP7 family outer membrane beta-barrel protein — encoded protein: MATKCIRKSLLALGVQFWLASTALGQAEDDYAPGRLGSGDFAIGAPADLSLYGNYPKPNYGWFGKAEGIFWTISSPDTTTIGRSGFEPAASDGDRLIFQSSTADTGWIESDPQWGNRLEVGYIGDNDKGWLISGFKTTSQNSRLDLIGDDVPLQVDSVQFVGEPQAFFDFVVRAQGMVGVAFLPQLGPDGVSVLEGFVDLNGDGFDDDLNQNTVFGRDGQDTGTPNQTPPPTTVPPPDGIPDTAAPTDFDDLVFFPIFFERLHATNETRVEGIEAMRVWRRTPFRRWGVMEVFGGPRYFHMRDKFVVMGLGGVLNPNLNVVPADGLYSWDYTDGSYWDTEVDNNIIGGQIGGRLVFKKHRVSTISEVRAFAGANFQNFDIFGRLGNGLLPGNQNQPLDLGDTAFHDSDNTTELSLGGELRFALNYQVTQAIQLQAGWTGMYFSGLARAANSIDYRIPDMQVTTRNNDQDIFVQGVTFGVELNR
- a CDS encoding N-acetyltransferase; this translates as MSLPPQTVACPESSDPQAESPVVVRELSGRRELGLFLRLPWTIYADDPAWAPPLLAERRLFVNRAQHPFFGHGSAAFFLAFRDRQVVGRICVSDDPRYNAHHRVNQGCVGLFESIDDEAVAHALFNASADWLRARGRDQIVGPIDYSTNYTCGLLIDGFQTPPRVMMNHHPAYYQALWESWGFGKAKDLYGWWFDDPHDMASSWREKAQRLVRRCGITIRAFRLNDFAGDVRRCLQVYNEAWRDNWGAVPMTDAESLHLAKNLRRWADPELLLIAEAEGRPVGFCLTLPDFNEAMRPLNGRLFPLGWLRFARNLKRIKTGRVLTCGVVDQYRRRGVTDLMILRTLEYGKHVRGFDNAELGWTLEDNALINRTIETVGGKRYKTYRIYERTLE
- a CDS encoding C-terminal binding protein; this encodes MPAFRVLITDIAWPDLSLERAILDRIDAELILAERQDPASLAALAGPVDAIMTNWVKVPAEVIAAAPKCRIVSRLGIGLDNIDVAYCTAHKIPVTNVPDYCVIEVAEHALALLLAMARKIVFFDRQSQQGVYQLQAGPPLRRIEGQTLGIVGFGNIGRRLAEKAIGLGMRVLATSRSRRDPLSGVAFAELDQLLAESDYVSLHIPATPETKHLLNAERLARMKPSAYLINTARGAVIDEAALAVALERGQLAGAALDVQAHEPPDLSQPPFNDPRVIVTPHAAFVSEESIADLRRRVAEQVAARLSGETPKHVVNPAALT
- a CDS encoding GTPase — protein: MAANLTPQYLKAEEEYRRAATTEDEIKWLETMLREMPKHKASEKLQCDLKTKISKAKKDLEVERKSGKKGPSVRILRQGAGTVVVLGGPNAGKSRLVTALTRATPEVAPYPFTTRTATPGMMPWEDVSVQLIDTPPITADFLETYMQGMIRSADTAILMVDLGADDGIEHCQALVDRLNATKTRLAATSRLDEEDVGLSYTQTLLVPNKIDDPDATVRLDFMHELLLLDLPELVISAETGQGIAELKAAIYKSLDVVRVYTKTPTAKEPDMTRPFTLRRGSTLADLAGMIHQDFVAKLKSARIWGTAVHDASTVKPDYVLHDKDVAELHV